A single region of the Flavobacteriales bacterium genome encodes:
- a CDS encoding elongation factor Ts — translation MTITASAVNELRQMTGAGMMDCKKALTEANGDFEAAIDLLRKKGQKISANRADRDATEGAVIAKASADNKTGVVLRLSCETDFVAKNADFVALAEQLAEMALTNNCEDIDSIKNLTIDGMSVAERLTSEMGKIGEKIDITKYSKINSAAVISYIHAGNRIGVLVGLNQSADNAIVEAGKDVAMQIAAMNPVSVDESDVPADVKARELEIGREQAREEGKPEAMLDKIAEGKLNKFYKENTLTKQSFVKDNSISVEQMLDNVKSGLKVVSFSRIALG, via the coding sequence ATGACAATTACCGCATCAGCAGTAAACGAGTTAAGACAAATGACCGGGGCCGGCATGATGGATTGCAAAAAAGCCCTTACAGAAGCCAATGGCGATTTTGAAGCTGCTATTGACCTGCTTAGAAAAAAAGGACAAAAAATTTCAGCTAATAGAGCCGACAGAGACGCTACAGAAGGTGCAGTTATTGCAAAAGCTTCTGCCGACAACAAAACAGGTGTCGTTTTGCGATTGAGCTGTGAGACTGATTTTGTGGCTAAAAATGCAGACTTTGTAGCATTAGCAGAACAATTAGCCGAAATGGCATTGACCAACAATTGCGAAGATATTGATTCAATCAAAAATTTGACCATTGACGGAATGAGTGTTGCAGAAAGACTTACTTCTGAAATGGGTAAAATTGGTGAAAAAATTGACATCACTAAATATTCAAAAATCAATTCAGCAGCGGTTATCAGCTATATTCATGCGGGTAACAGAATCGGCGTTTTGGTTGGTTTGAACCAATCGGCTGACAATGCTATTGTTGAAGCCGGAAAAGATGTGGCTATGCAAATTGCAGCGATGAACCCTGTTTCGGTTGACGAAAGCGACGTTCCTGCCGATGTAAAAGCCCGCGAATTAGAAATTGGTCGTGAACAAGCTCGTGAAGAAGGAAAACCTGAGGCAATGCTTGATAAAATTGCGGAAGGTAAATTGAATAAGTTTTACAAAGAGAATACGCTTACCAAACAATCTTTTGTAAAGGACAATTCCATTTCCGTTGAGCAAATGCTCGACAATGTAAAATCCGGTTTAAAAGTAGTTTCCTTTTCAAGAATAGCTCTTGGATAA
- the rpsB gene encoding 30S ribosomal protein S2, whose protein sequence is MSEITTKTLLDAGVHYGHLTSKWNPKMAPFIFMEQNGIHIIDLNKTLSKLNDAKSAVKGIAKSGRKILFVATKKQAKEIVQNEAGRVNMPFVTERWLGGMLTNFATVRKSIKKMQTIDKMSTDGTYQHLNKKERLMKDREKAKLQRLLGGIEQLNRLPAALFIIDVKREHIAVAEAQKLNIPIFAIVDTNSNPNLADHPIPGNDDASASIELLTREFSNAIAEGLSERKEAKESVKDQQEEVAAN, encoded by the coding sequence ATGTCAGAAATCACGACAAAAACGCTTCTTGATGCCGGTGTACATTACGGACACCTTACAAGTAAATGGAATCCAAAAATGGCTCCTTTCATTTTCATGGAGCAAAACGGAATTCATATTATAGACCTAAATAAAACGCTTTCAAAACTTAACGATGCAAAATCTGCGGTTAAGGGTATTGCAAAATCAGGCCGAAAAATTTTGTTTGTTGCAACAAAAAAACAAGCAAAAGAAATCGTTCAAAACGAAGCTGGTAGAGTAAACATGCCTTTCGTAACAGAGCGTTGGTTGGGTGGTATGCTTACCAACTTTGCTACGGTTAGAAAATCTATCAAAAAAATGCAAACGATAGATAAAATGTCAACCGATGGAACGTATCAGCACTTAAACAAAAAAGAGCGTTTGATGAAAGATCGGGAAAAGGCAAAATTGCAACGTTTGCTTGGTGGTATTGAGCAATTAAACAGACTGCCTGCGGCTCTTTTTATCATCGACGTTAAGCGTGAACATATTGCCGTTGCTGAAGCTCAAAAATTGAATATCCCCATTTTTGCGATTGTTGACACCAACTCAAATCCAAACTTGGCTGATCATCCAATTCCAGGAAACGACGACGCTTCTGCATCTATCGAACTTTTGACAAGAGAATTTTCTAACGCTATTGCTGAAGGATTAAGCGAAAGAAAAGAGGCTAAAGAAAGTGTAAAAGATCAGCAAGAAGAAGTTGCTGCAAATTAA
- the rpsI gene encoding 30S ribosomal protein S9, whose product MEITNTSGRRKNAVARVYLTPGNGSITVNKRELNDYFPTATQQFKVHQPLELCGLNGNYDVKAVLSGGGTTGQAEALRLAIAKAIVEIDAEHKSALRKAGFMTRDNRMVERKKPGQKKARKKFQFSKR is encoded by the coding sequence ATGGAAATTACCAACACATCAGGTAGAAGAAAAAACGCAGTTGCCAGAGTTTATTTAACTCCTGGCAATGGTTCTATTACCGTAAACAAAAGAGAATTAAACGACTATTTTCCCACAGCTACACAGCAATTTAAAGTACATCAGCCTTTAGAACTATGCGGTCTAAACGGCAACTACGATGTAAAAGCTGTATTGAGTGGCGGAGGCACAACCGGACAAGCAGAGGCTCTTCGATTGGCCATTGCCAAGGCAATAGTTGAAATAGATGCCGAACACAAATCGGCGTTGCGTAAAGCAGGTTTTATGACCCGCGACAACCGAATGGTTGAGCGTAAAAAACCTGGTCAGAAAAAAGCACGTAAGAAATTCCAATTCAGTAAACGATAA
- the rplM gene encoding 50S ribosomal protein L13: MDTLSYKTISVNKATANKRWYVADAEGKTLGRFASEVAKVIRGKNKPDFTPHVDCGDNVIVINAEKINLTGAKMDNKVYIRHTTYPGGQRETAVKDMLAKHPERVIEKAVKGMLPKNKLSNRLFHNLFVYAGTEHPHEAQKPENLAL; this comes from the coding sequence GTGGATACTCTTTCGTATAAAACAATTTCGGTAAACAAGGCAACAGCCAACAAAAGATGGTATGTAGCCGATGCAGAAGGAAAAACCTTGGGAAGATTTGCATCTGAGGTAGCCAAAGTGATTCGAGGAAAAAACAAACCTGATTTCACTCCTCATGTTGATTGTGGTGATAATGTGATTGTTATCAACGCCGAAAAAATCAACCTTACTGGTGCCAAAATGGACAATAAAGTGTATATCCGACACACAACCTACCCAGGTGGTCAAAGAGAAACGGCCGTTAAGGATATGTTGGCAAAGCACCCAGAAAGAGTAATTGAAAAAGCAGTGAAAGGTATGTTGCCAAAAAATAAATTGAGCAACAGATTGTTTCACAACTTATTTGTGTATGCCGGAACCGAACATCCACATGAAGCTCAAAAACCCGAAAATTTAGCGTTGTAA
- a CDS encoding M23 family metallopeptidase — translation MPVEGATAKDYHSQSFWYYPWGKSVTHKGVDIFAKKGTNVHSATKGFVVYCGQVGLGGNMVLILGPKWRVHYYAHLNEIKTTSFRYVNQQSVIGTVGNSGNAVSKSPHLHYTISTPIPYIWRKDNSVQGWKKMFYLNPIDYFN, via the coding sequence ATGCCTGTTGAAGGTGCTACTGCCAAAGATTATCATTCACAGTCTTTTTGGTATTACCCATGGGGAAAATCCGTTACACACAAAGGGGTAGATATTTTTGCTAAAAAGGGCACCAACGTTCATTCGGCCACAAAAGGCTTTGTGGTGTATTGTGGCCAAGTAGGCTTGGGCGGCAATATGGTTTTGATATTAGGACCTAAATGGCGGGTGCACTATTATGCTCATTTAAATGAAATAAAAACAACGTCATTTCGATATGTAAACCAGCAGTCGGTAATTGGCACAGTGGGCAATTCGGGCAATGCCGTCTCAAAATCGCCACATCTTCATTATACCATAAGTACACCAATTCCGTATATATGGCGAAAGGACAACAGCGTTCAAGGATGGAAAAAGATGTTCTACCTTAACCCGATAGACTATTTTAATTGA
- a CDS encoding BatA domain-containing protein — translation MNFVYPNFLWALLLLAIPVIIHLFHFRRYKKVLFPNVRFLQSVQKETQNVKKLRNLLVLISRLLAVAFLVFAFAQPYIPLNNKKIHSTDQLVGIYIDNSFSMENEGSNGPLIEEAKEKARQVVRAYQASDRFLISSNTRMAQRPVNQDDAIAAIDAIQISKISKSLNEVVGSIENSLTKNGVADRKIFVFSDLQKHQSSLPTTSNFDSSLQAIIIPVESNAANNVSIDTAWFESPVLHLNEPIVMFVKISNHGSNSVSNASLYLDINNERKAVSGFDLTENGSATVQLGFSLNLGGWQNAKLSIEDAPITFDDNYFLSFNLKSNINILVANGAEQSVFLNKAFGRDGYYKVANVQSGNIDLSTLKTTDLLVLNEVPQLSSGLVSAISDYVSDGGSLLIVPSKAAANGYLQNLSQAMQLPTYGQIQTQKKAIGKIDLSNPLFEKVFEKMPDNVDMPKVLKYYQMETAGKTASILLKMANESAFLTSSKHGSGNVYQLSVPLNDDWSNFQKHGFFPPLMLKMSMNRSVDYSLSYTIDNHNLFKAVPEIKNRQGEVKLVGEKAEWVPVLNGQSSSQFVDAGFDDLSAETLKLMAGDSLFQLVSFNYSREESGNEFYEADELQELLPGAKITKVENAASFVNQTIGEMQFGKQFWKLCIILALIFLAIEILLLRFWPTESKTAILEKNIGVV, via the coding sequence ATGAATTTTGTTTATCCGAATTTCTTGTGGGCGTTATTGTTGCTGGCCATTCCGGTAATCATTCATTTATTTCATTTCCGACGATACAAAAAAGTGCTTTTCCCGAATGTCCGGTTTTTGCAAAGTGTTCAAAAGGAGACCCAAAACGTCAAGAAACTACGAAATTTATTGGTGCTAATCAGCCGCCTGCTGGCGGTGGCATTCTTAGTTTTTGCGTTTGCTCAGCCGTATATTCCATTAAACAATAAAAAGATTCATTCTACCGATCAATTGGTTGGAATTTACATAGACAACTCGTTTAGTATGGAAAACGAAGGGAGCAACGGCCCCCTTATAGAAGAGGCAAAGGAGAAAGCTCGGCAGGTGGTTAGAGCCTATCAGGCCTCGGATAGATTTTTAATTTCGTCGAACACCAGAATGGCTCAACGACCTGTAAATCAAGATGATGCTATTGCCGCCATTGATGCAATTCAAATAAGTAAAATCAGCAAATCATTGAATGAGGTTGTGGGAAGCATAGAAAATAGTTTGACGAAAAATGGAGTAGCAGACCGCAAAATTTTTGTGTTTAGCGATTTGCAAAAACACCAATCAAGTTTGCCAACCACTTCCAACTTTGATAGCAGCTTGCAAGCCATTATTATTCCGGTAGAATCTAATGCGGCCAACAATGTAAGCATTGATACGGCTTGGTTTGAAAGCCCCGTTTTGCATCTCAACGAACCCATTGTGATGTTTGTAAAAATTAGCAACCATGGCTCTAATTCTGTTAGCAATGCCAGCCTATATCTGGATATAAATAATGAGCGAAAAGCAGTCTCCGGTTTTGATTTGACTGAAAATGGAAGTGCCACCGTTCAGCTGGGATTTAGCCTAAATCTGGGTGGGTGGCAAAATGCCAAACTTTCAATTGAGGATGCACCCATAACCTTTGATGATAATTATTTCTTGAGTTTTAATCTAAAATCAAACATTAACATTTTGGTGGCCAATGGTGCCGAACAAAGTGTTTTTTTGAATAAAGCATTTGGCAGAGATGGATATTATAAGGTGGCAAATGTGCAATCCGGCAATATTGATTTATCAACACTAAAAACCACCGATTTGTTGGTTTTAAATGAAGTACCTCAACTGAGTTCAGGTTTGGTTTCTGCCATTTCTGATTATGTCAGCGATGGCGGAAGTTTGTTGATTGTGCCATCAAAAGCGGCGGCTAATGGCTATTTGCAAAATCTTTCTCAGGCAATGCAACTGCCTACTTATGGCCAAATACAAACGCAAAAAAAGGCAATAGGGAAAATAGATTTGAGCAACCCATTGTTTGAAAAAGTTTTTGAAAAAATGCCCGACAATGTGGATATGCCAAAGGTGCTAAAGTATTATCAAATGGAAACCGCTGGCAAAACGGCATCTATTTTGTTAAAAATGGCCAACGAAAGTGCTTTTCTGACCAGCTCCAAGCATGGCTCGGGAAATGTTTATCAACTGTCAGTTCCGCTAAACGATGATTGGAGCAATTTTCAAAAACATGGCTTTTTCCCTCCTCTTATGCTTAAAATGAGCATGAATCGGTCGGTTGACTATTCGTTGAGCTACACCATTGATAATCACAATTTATTTAAAGCTGTACCGGAAATAAAGAACAGACAGGGCGAAGTAAAATTGGTTGGAGAAAAGGCTGAGTGGGTGCCGGTTTTAAATGGTCAAAGCAGCAGCCAATTTGTTGATGCAGGTTTTGACGATTTGAGTGCCGAAACATTGAAACTTATGGCCGGCGATAGCCTATTTCAGCTGGTTTCGTTCAATTATAGTCGGGAAGAATCAGGAAATGAATTTTACGAAGCTGATGAATTGCAAGAATTATTGCCCGGGGCAAAAATTACAAAGGTTGAGAATGCCGCATCATTTGTGAACCAAACTATTGGCGAAATGCAATTTGGCAAACAATTTTGGAAACTGTGCATTATTCTGGCCTTGATATTTTTGGCAATTGAAATACTTTTGCTGCGGTTTTGGCCAACCGAGTCAAAAACAGCAATATTGGAGAAAAATATAGGCGTTGTCTGA
- the pyrC gene encoding dihydroorotase, protein MSDRSILIKRGTVIDPASEFNRKEVDILIKNGVIDDISTKNISAKAIEVVDAHGLIIMPGMADMRCQLKEPGYEHQETIKNGCEAATFSGFTALAVQPTTLPLTQTKAQIEFLKKHENYVLPDLLPIGCASHDLESGDITEMFDMTSAGAVGFSNGDKSYKNGGVLLRALLYSKQFGGLIMSHALDETLVANAQVNESATTVHTGLKQQPDIVESTQLLKEIEIADYAEAHIHFSHISSAKSVEIIRKAKRQGKKISCDVSIWHLVFNDTSVVDYNTNYKVSPPFRTEKDRKALIKAVNDGTIDAIVSDHNPQNIENKLVEFDYARNGINGFQTFLSVYSQYLSKEISLETWVKKTSINPRKLLNQPKIEINKKQVANLFVADLHKKWLYDKKSNLSVSTNNPLFGGELTGKCIAVVNGVKYNVF, encoded by the coding sequence TTGTCTGATCGTTCAATACTCATAAAAAGGGGTACAGTCATAGACCCTGCAAGCGAGTTTAATCGCAAAGAAGTCGATATTTTAATTAAAAATGGAGTTATCGATGATATATCTACCAAAAATATTTCGGCAAAGGCCATAGAGGTTGTTGATGCCCATGGCTTAATAATCATGCCGGGCATGGCTGATATGCGTTGCCAACTGAAAGAACCCGGATACGAACACCAAGAAACCATTAAAAATGGTTGCGAAGCGGCCACTTTTAGTGGATTTACCGCCTTGGCTGTTCAGCCTACCACATTGCCCCTAACACAAACCAAGGCTCAAATTGAGTTTTTAAAGAAACACGAAAACTATGTTTTACCTGATTTACTGCCCATTGGTTGTGCCTCGCACGATTTAGAGTCGGGCGATATTACCGAAATGTTTGACATGACATCGGCAGGGGCCGTAGGATTTAGTAATGGAGATAAATCCTATAAAAATGGAGGAGTGCTGTTGAGAGCTTTGCTTTATTCCAAACAGTTTGGAGGATTGATAATGAGCCATGCCCTTGACGAAACATTGGTGGCTAATGCACAGGTAAATGAAAGTGCAACCACAGTTCACACCGGGTTGAAACAGCAACCGGATATTGTGGAAAGCACACAATTATTAAAGGAAATTGAGATTGCCGATTATGCTGAGGCTCATATTCATTTTTCGCATATTTCTTCGGCCAAAAGCGTGGAAATAATTAGAAAAGCTAAACGCCAGGGAAAAAAAATTAGTTGCGATGTGAGTATCTGGCATTTGGTTTTTAATGATACTTCGGTGGTTGATTATAACACCAACTATAAAGTATCTCCCCCTTTTAGAACAGAAAAAGACAGAAAGGCTTTGATTAAAGCCGTAAACGACGGCACGATTGATGCCATTGTGAGCGACCATAATCCTCAAAACATTGAAAACAAGCTGGTGGAATTTGATTATGCCAGAAACGGAATTAATGGCTTTCAAACTTTTCTTTCTGTATATTCCCAATATCTTTCAAAAGAAATATCGCTTGAAACATGGGTTAAAAAAACCTCCATCAATCCCAGAAAATTACTCAATCAACCCAAAATAGAAATAAATAAAAAGCAAGTTGCCAACCTTTTTGTGGCCGATTTGCATAAAAAATGGCTTTACGATAAAAAATCAAACCTCTCGGTTTCTACCAATAATCCATTGTTCGGCGGCGAATTGACAGGAAAGTGTATTGCGGTTGTGAATGGGGTTAAATACAATGTGTTTTAA
- a CDS encoding glycosyltransferase family 2 protein → MNNISIVIPLFNEDESLAELATWIDKVMNAHHFSYEVLFIDDGSTDNSWKVVEELKAQNSCIKGIRFRRNYGKSAALNEGFKYANGQVVITMDADLQDSPDEIPELYKMITEQSFDLVSGWKKKRYDPISKTIPTKLYNAVTSRMSGVKLHDMNCGLKAYNVEVVKNIEVYGEMHRYIPVIAKWAGFNKIGEKVVQHQARKYGTTKFGLSRFVYGPLDLLSIMFVGKFGKRPMHLFGSLGALFFAGGFVIALYLSVAKWIWHEYEMTQRPLFYLGILAMIIGVQLFVAGFLGELISRTARERNRYQIREWLGIEVQES, encoded by the coding sequence ATGAACAACATCTCTATAGTTATCCCACTTTTTAACGAAGATGAATCGTTAGCCGAGTTGGCGACGTGGATTGACAAAGTAATGAATGCTCATCACTTTTCGTATGAAGTGTTGTTTATTGACGATGGTAGTACTGACAATTCATGGAAAGTAGTAGAGGAATTGAAGGCACAGAACAGTTGCATTAAGGGCATCCGATTTAGAAGAAATTATGGCAAATCAGCGGCTTTAAACGAAGGTTTTAAATATGCCAATGGGCAAGTTGTCATAACAATGGACGCAGATTTGCAAGACTCTCCCGACGAAATTCCGGAACTCTATAAAATGATAACTGAGCAGAGTTTTGACTTGGTTTCCGGATGGAAAAAGAAGCGATACGACCCCATAAGCAAAACCATCCCGACAAAGTTGTATAATGCAGTTACCAGCCGCATGAGTGGTGTAAAATTGCACGACATGAACTGCGGCCTAAAAGCCTACAACGTGGAGGTGGTTAAAAATATTGAAGTGTATGGTGAAATGCACCGCTACATACCCGTTATTGCAAAATGGGCCGGATTTAACAAAATTGGAGAAAAGGTTGTTCAACATCAAGCCCGAAAATATGGCACAACCAAATTCGGTTTAAGCCGCTTTGTATATGGGCCGCTAGATTTGCTCAGCATTATGTTTGTGGGCAAATTCGGAAAACGCCCCATGCATTTGTTTGGTTCTCTCGGAGCGTTATTTTTTGCCGGAGGCTTTGTGATAGCCCTATATTTATCAGTGGCAAAATGGATTTGGCATGAATATGAAATGACCCAACGACCGCTATTTTATCTTGGCATTTTGGCCATGATTATTGGTGTTCAATTGTTTGTTGCCGGATTTTTAGGCGAATTAATCAGCCGAACTGCCCGAGAAAGAAACCGCTACCAAATAAGAGAGTGGCTTGGCATTGAGGTACAGGAATCGTAG
- a CDS encoding sodium:proton antiporter — MFMEVIIAICVLLLLAYFFDLTAAFTKIPTVILLLLLGWVVRQAVHFFGFDFPDLEPLLPVFGTVGLILIVLEGTIDLELNISKIGIINKSFVGTIVPMLAMTFLIGYGFVEFSGCTFRQGIVNAIPFGVISSAIAIPSVRHLHRKNREFITYESSLSDVIGVLFFNFISFHQIINGKTFAVFGGQLIIMIIISMAATLLMSYLLNKIEHHIKFVPIIILIILIYELAKISHLPALIFVMILGLFLGNLDQLKNVKWMKFFNPEGLDKEVHKLEELTIEAAFLIRSLFFLLFGFLMETKEILNPETFVWALSIIAIIYAFRFIQLTITNLPIAPLLFVAPRGLITILLFISVKENDKIMLVSRSLVIQVILLSILVMMIGLMWHKPQKDDAKISEPHQNAIGPTEETSVG; from the coding sequence ATGTTTATGGAAGTAATAATAGCAATTTGCGTTCTCCTTTTACTGGCTTACTTTTTCGATTTAACGGCGGCTTTTACCAAAATTCCGACAGTTATTTTATTGCTGCTTTTGGGTTGGGTTGTCCGTCAGGCGGTACATTTTTTTGGTTTCGATTTTCCCGATTTAGAGCCACTTCTCCCAGTTTTTGGAACCGTTGGATTGATTTTGATTGTATTGGAAGGCACCATTGATTTAGAACTGAATATTTCAAAAATTGGCATAATCAACAAATCCTTTGTGGGTACCATAGTGCCCATGTTGGCCATGACTTTTCTAATTGGATATGGCTTTGTAGAATTTTCTGGGTGTACATTTCGGCAAGGTATCGTAAATGCCATCCCGTTTGGAGTTATCAGCAGTGCAATTGCCATACCCAGTGTTCGGCATTTGCATCGAAAAAATCGGGAGTTTATTACATACGAAAGCAGCCTTTCTGATGTAATTGGAGTGTTGTTTTTTAACTTTATATCCTTTCATCAAATTATCAATGGAAAAACCTTTGCCGTATTTGGCGGGCAACTGATTATTATGATTATTATATCCATGGCAGCCACGCTGCTCATGTCGTATCTGCTCAACAAAATAGAGCATCATATCAAATTTGTACCCATTATCATTTTAATTATTCTGATTTATGAATTGGCAAAAATCAGCCATCTTCCTGCGTTGATTTTTGTAATGATTTTGGGTCTATTTCTCGGCAATTTAGATCAGTTGAAAAATGTAAAATGGATGAAATTTTTCAACCCCGAGGGGTTGGATAAAGAGGTTCACAAATTGGAGGAACTTACCATTGAGGCCGCATTTTTGATACGTTCGTTATTCTTCCTGTTGTTCGGTTTTTTGATGGAAACAAAAGAAATTTTGAACCCCGAAACATTTGTTTGGGCTCTTTCAATCATTGCAATTATTTATGCTTTCCGCTTTATTCAACTAACAATTACCAATCTGCCCATCGCCCCACTGCTTTTTGTGGCACCTCGCGGATTAATAACCATACTTCTTTTTATATCCGTAAAAGAAAACGACAAAATTATGTTAGTCAGCAGGTCACTTGTCATTCAGGTAATTTTGTTGTCCATTTTGGTAATGATGATAGGATTGATGTGGCACAAACCGCAAAAAGACGATGCCAAAATTTCTGAGCCCCACCAAAATGCCATCGGCCCCACCGAAGAAACAAGTGTGGGATAA
- a CDS encoding LemA family protein, whose protein sequence is MAFVLLLGGCGYNGMLTQSKKVDEKWAMVESAYQARADKVKGLAAIVKNAADYERQTLTDVIEARSKATSVNISADNLTPETLAQFEAAQSQFTGALGKLLAVIEQYPDLKAVQLYRDFEYSYDELENQIKFARNEYSTAATDFNIKIKRIPNVFYASILGFYEKPLFKSNPGTENAPNVNDALKQ, encoded by the coding sequence TTGGCATTTGTACTGCTTCTTGGAGGTTGCGGATATAACGGCATGCTCACGCAAAGCAAAAAAGTAGATGAGAAATGGGCAATGGTAGAATCAGCCTATCAAGCCAGAGCGGACAAGGTAAAAGGATTAGCTGCTATTGTTAAGAATGCTGCTGATTATGAGCGACAAACACTTACTGACGTTATCGAAGCACGTTCAAAAGCAACGAGCGTTAATATTTCAGCCGATAACTTAACCCCTGAGACGCTTGCTCAATTTGAGGCCGCCCAAAGCCAATTTACAGGAGCATTGGGGAAACTGTTGGCAGTAATCGAGCAATATCCCGATTTAAAGGCTGTTCAGTTGTATCGTGATTTTGAATATTCGTATGACGAGCTCGAAAATCAAATCAAATTTGCTAGAAACGAATACTCAACAGCTGCCACAGATTTTAATATTAAAATAAAGCGTATTCCAAATGTGTTTTATGCCAGTATATTAGGTTTTTATGAAAAGCCCTTGTTCAAAAGTAATCCAGGAACTGAAAATGCTCCCAATGTAAATGATGCTTTAAAGCAATAG
- a CDS encoding TPM domain-containing protein, with protein sequence MSWKPFSTEVEKKITDAITKAESECSGEIRVHVDEYCKSDPVFKAKNVFTHLKMEETELRNGVLIYVAMFDRKFAIIGDKGIHEKVGDDFWDKTKEIMLAEFIKGDIPAGIIDGINIAAEQLKKYFSADDTLGNELSNDISYGS encoded by the coding sequence ATGTCTTGGAAACCATTTTCAACCGAGGTTGAAAAGAAAATAACGGATGCCATTACTAAGGCAGAGTCTGAATGCTCGGGCGAAATCAGGGTTCATGTGGATGAATACTGCAAAAGCGACCCCGTTTTTAAAGCAAAGAATGTTTTTACTCATTTAAAAATGGAAGAAACCGAGTTGCGAAACGGAGTGTTGATTTATGTGGCTATGTTCGACCGCAAGTTTGCCATAATTGGCGACAAAGGAATACACGAAAAAGTAGGCGATGATTTTTGGGATAAAACCAAAGAAATTATGCTTGCAGAATTTATAAAAGGGGATATTCCTGCCGGTATTATTGACGGAATAAATATAGCAGCCGAGCAACTCAAAAAGTATTTTTCTGCCGATGATACGTTGGGCAACGAACTTTCTAACGATATTAGCTATGGGTCGTAG
- a CDS encoding TPM domain-containing protein, producing the protein MGRRIGFIVVLISWVFSAYAKEVPTHNMGDAAFVNDFADVLSPDEETRLVKKLKEFYDSTSNEVVLLLEKSLETEPVFDYSVKVANEWGIGDKNNKNGVLIFVATEDRKVFIQVGRGLEGSLTAARAGRIVDYVLLPNFKKRGYYVGLNEAVDEVISITGGEYKNTNQYKGLPIWVIVLVIIIIIIIFSSFGENSGRTYQGRRGGWYIGPGPGGNWGGGGSSGGGGFGGFGGFGGGSFGGGGAGGSW; encoded by the coding sequence ATGGGTCGTAGAATAGGTTTTATTGTTGTCTTAATTTCTTGGGTGTTTTCTGCTTATGCTAAAGAAGTACCTACTCATAACATGGGCGATGCAGCCTTTGTAAATGATTTTGCAGATGTATTATCTCCCGATGAAGAGACTCGACTTGTAAAAAAACTCAAAGAATTTTACGATTCAACGAGCAATGAAGTAGTGTTACTCTTGGAGAAATCGTTAGAAACAGAGCCAGTTTTTGATTACTCAGTGAAAGTGGCTAATGAGTGGGGTATTGGCGACAAAAACAACAAAAATGGTGTACTGATTTTTGTTGCCACGGAAGATCGAAAAGTGTTTATACAGGTTGGCCGAGGGCTTGAAGGTTCTCTAACGGCTGCACGTGCAGGCCGGATTGTAGACTATGTATTGTTGCCAAATTTTAAAAAACGCGGCTATTATGTTGGACTCAACGAGGCTGTGGATGAGGTAATCTCAATTACCGGTGGAGAGTATAAAAACACTAACCAATATAAAGGACTTCCCATTTGGGTCATTGTACTTGTCATCATCATCATAATTATTATTTTCTCCTCTTTTGGAGAAAACAGCGGACGCACCTATCAAGGCCGAAGAGGTGGATGGTATATTGGCCCAGGTCCGGGTGGAAATTGGGGAGGTGGTGGCTCTTCTGGTGGTGGCGGATTTGGAGGCTTCGGTGGTTTTGGAGGAGGTAGTTTTGGCGGCGGCGGAGCAGGTGGAAGCTGGTAA